A part of Myxococcus landrumus genomic DNA contains:
- the secG gene encoding preprotein translocase subunit SecG, whose protein sequence is MLTFVTIIHVLVCVFMIFVILLQPGKDAGMGSALGGGAATSAFGGRGAVTFLSKLTGVCAAMFFFTSLGLSMVGLKSSVAEGGSVAKPPAAAAPAAPAAGEQSTPPAEGQQPAPSSEQPQGAAPAAPAEGQQAPAPTPAP, encoded by the coding sequence ATGCTGACCTTCGTCACGATCATCCACGTCCTCGTGTGCGTGTTCATGATCTTCGTCATCTTGCTGCAGCCGGGTAAGGACGCCGGCATGGGCTCGGCGCTGGGCGGCGGCGCGGCCACGAGCGCCTTCGGCGGCCGTGGCGCGGTGACGTTCCTGAGCAAGCTCACGGGCGTCTGCGCGGCGATGTTCTTCTTCACGTCGCTGGGCCTGTCGATGGTGGGCCTGAAGTCCTCGGTGGCGGAGGGCGGTTCGGTGGCGAAGCCTCCGGCGGCCGCGGCTCCTGCTGCTCCGGCGGCGGGTGAGCAGTCGACGCCTCCGGCGGAGGGCCAGCAGCCGGCTCCGAGCTCCGAGCAGCCTCAGGGTGCGGCACCTGCCGCACCGGCGGAGGGCCAGCAGGCTCCCGCGCCGACTCCGGCTCCGTAA
- the tpiA gene encoding triose-phosphate isomerase, with product MATSARRRKIVAGNWKMNKTVPEALALVRELRGPVSSVGDVVEVVLAPPFVALQPLHVALEGAPFQLAGQNCHWEASGAFTGEVSAPMLAELGCAYVIVGHSERRQLFGETDETVNKKARAVRDAKMTPIICVGETLAERESNRTLEVVERQVRGALAGFEAKEVAGFVLAYEPVWAIGTGRNATSAQAQEVHAAIRGLVGRLYDGETAGRVRIQYGGSVKPDNAAELLGQPDVDGALVGGASLKAGDFAAIVKAAT from the coding sequence ATGGCCACCTCGGCTCGTCGTCGGAAGATCGTCGCCGGCAACTGGAAGATGAACAAGACGGTGCCGGAGGCGCTGGCACTGGTTCGCGAGCTGCGGGGGCCGGTGTCCTCCGTGGGAGATGTGGTGGAGGTGGTGCTGGCGCCGCCGTTCGTGGCGTTGCAGCCGCTGCACGTGGCGCTGGAGGGGGCTCCCTTCCAGCTCGCGGGGCAGAACTGTCACTGGGAGGCGTCGGGGGCGTTCACCGGAGAGGTGTCCGCGCCGATGCTGGCGGAGCTGGGGTGTGCCTACGTCATCGTGGGGCACTCGGAGCGCCGGCAGCTCTTCGGTGAGACGGACGAGACGGTGAACAAGAAGGCCCGGGCGGTGCGCGACGCGAAGATGACGCCCATCATCTGTGTGGGCGAGACGCTCGCGGAGCGCGAGTCGAACCGGACGCTGGAGGTGGTGGAGCGCCAGGTCCGGGGGGCGTTGGCGGGCTTCGAGGCGAAGGAAGTGGCCGGCTTCGTCCTGGCGTACGAGCCGGTGTGGGCCATTGGGACAGGGCGCAACGCGACGTCGGCGCAGGCCCAGGAGGTCCACGCGGCGATCCGCGGGCTGGTGGGCCGGCTGTACGACGGGGAGACGGCCGGGCGGGTGCGCATCCAGTACGGCGGCAGTGTGAAGCCGGACAACGCCGCGGAATTGCTGGGACAGCCGGACGTCGACGGGGCGCTCGTGGGTGGAGCGAGCCTGAAGGCGGGCGATTTCGCGGCCATCGTCAAAGCGGCCACGTAG
- the gap gene encoding type I glyceraldehyde-3-phosphate dehydrogenase, with product MATRIAINGFGRIGRCILRAALSRKEDLEIVAINDLDKPAALAHLFKYDSVHRTWPGEVKATDKGIVVDGKEIAVTAEKDPTALPWKSMNVDVVLECTGRFTARDAAAKHLAAGAKKVIISAPAKGPDLTIAYGINHAEYDPAKHHIISNASCTTNCLAPIAKVLVDNFGIENGLMTTVHSYTNDQRILDLTHDDMRRARAAALSMIPTSTGAAKAIGEVIPSLKGKMHGISVRVPTPNVSLVDLTVNLSKKVTAEGVIDAYRKAAEGSLKGILEFSDAQTVSVDYNGNPHSAIFDATNCFVMGDTMVKVMAWYDNEWGFSNRMVDTAKFLVSKGI from the coding sequence ATGGCTACTCGCATCGCCATCAACGGCTTTGGTCGCATCGGTCGCTGCATCCTGCGCGCCGCGCTCAGCCGCAAGGAAGACCTGGAGATTGTCGCCATCAACGACCTGGACAAGCCGGCGGCGCTGGCGCACCTGTTCAAGTACGACTCCGTGCACCGCACCTGGCCGGGTGAGGTGAAGGCGACGGACAAGGGCATCGTGGTGGACGGCAAGGAGATCGCCGTCACCGCGGAGAAGGACCCCACGGCGCTGCCGTGGAAGAGCATGAACGTGGACGTGGTGCTGGAGTGCACCGGCCGCTTCACCGCGCGCGACGCGGCCGCGAAGCACCTGGCGGCGGGCGCCAAGAAGGTCATCATCTCCGCGCCGGCCAAGGGTCCGGACCTGACCATCGCCTACGGCATCAACCATGCCGAGTATGATCCGGCCAAGCACCACATCATCTCGAACGCCTCGTGCACCACCAACTGCCTGGCGCCCATCGCCAAGGTGCTGGTGGACAACTTCGGCATCGAGAACGGCCTGATGACGACGGTCCACAGCTACACCAACGACCAGCGCATCCTGGACCTCACCCACGACGACATGCGCCGCGCGCGCGCCGCCGCGCTGTCGATGATTCCCACCAGCACGGGCGCCGCGAAGGCCATTGGCGAGGTGATTCCGTCGCTGAAGGGCAAGATGCACGGCATCTCCGTGCGCGTGCCCACCCCGAACGTTTCGCTGGTGGACCTGACCGTGAACCTGAGCAAGAAGGTGACGGCCGAGGGGGTCATCGACGCGTACCGCAAGGCCGCCGAGGGCTCGCTCAAGGGCATCCTGGAGTTCAGCGACGCGCAGACGGTGTCGGTGGACTACAACGGCAACCCGCACTCGGCCATCTTCGACGCCACCAACTGCTTCGTGATGGGCGACACCATGGTCAAGGTGATGGCCTGGTACGACAACGAGTGGGGCTTCTCCAACCGCATGGTGGACACGGCCAAGTTCCTCGTGTCCAAGGGCATCTAG
- a CDS encoding golvesin C-terminal-like domain-containing protein has translation MSTDSFRARPVGVLAALLLTSSLAAAQAPAPHVHDGEVGACGLEPPDAVYVPAPGPRAHEARKLSATDAPVVRREEKGGGTRTKVSGVPQTRTRAGALSGKVIYLSPGHGFYRAPTLNRWATQRPNTWAVVEDFISAEVLNQYLMPMLMGAGATVVPVRESDLNSRMVIVDEGGAGYSETGDTALFRTTNRKGWGTPPTPMKNDVEPFTLGATRELLTTTTSTASATWAPTVPSDGNYHVYVSYAADPSRTENAHYVVRHAGGESHFRVNQRRHGGTWVFLGRFYFKAGAGADAASVVLMNDAEQGSTVSVDAVRFGGGSGVIGDAQMAALARPRYEEAARYHVQFSGAPASVYAPTGANAIGNERNADVSARPRFAAWLHEEGEDAVYVAWHTNASTTGKVVGTEGYVYGPNPVDGTLNFTGVPGSDVLARALLDELGKDLKREVDSTWRVRNLRSANLGEVNPTHNPEMPSVLLEIAYHDTVADSNRLKEPTFRRVAARAILQGLIKYYAVRDGVAVKLPPEAPAVVVARNVAAGTVEVRWAAPEANPDEEGHDAPTGYRVYQSSDGLGWDDGTEVTQTSFTLPLATGTARYFRVAAVSQGGEGFPSSIVGVRAGDVSTALVVNAFERMDSALACGEALDAYALEAPLRVLAELMNDGTYVRRHGDAMSQSGLAFDSATSAAVAAGLVSPGAGTGYRMVDWFTGRGGTQGARLTRAEQDALRAFVTGGGHLLLSGAQVASALASGDPADKAFLADILRASTTSGTPPLKVEGLPGDFLASLTGVALDDGTRGAYPLGVTDVLTPASGGSAVLRYAGTDLTAGVFSMPGGQVLLLGVPFESVVDRAARARLLSAFLVRAGFPAPGAAPVGDSGDGGSGLLGRCVAPRGVDPHPPEPENPEPPAPIVLDVLPQFYPLGDSGCGCGAGAGTGGGLWLLLGVIVQLRRARRRAGDLRR, from the coding sequence ATGAGCACCGACTCCTTCCGGGCGCGTCCAGTGGGCGTGCTGGCGGCCCTTTTGTTGACCTCCTCCCTCGCGGCCGCCCAGGCACCCGCGCCGCACGTCCACGACGGAGAAGTGGGGGCGTGTGGCCTGGAGCCGCCGGATGCGGTGTACGTCCCGGCGCCGGGGCCCCGGGCCCACGAGGCGCGCAAGCTGAGCGCCACCGACGCGCCCGTGGTGCGGCGAGAGGAGAAGGGCGGAGGGACGCGGACCAAGGTGTCGGGTGTCCCGCAGACGCGGACGCGGGCCGGTGCGCTGTCGGGGAAGGTCATCTACTTGAGCCCGGGCCATGGCTTCTACCGGGCCCCGACGCTGAATCGCTGGGCCACGCAGCGCCCCAACACCTGGGCGGTGGTGGAGGACTTCATCTCCGCGGAGGTGCTGAACCAGTACCTGATGCCCATGTTGATGGGCGCGGGCGCCACGGTGGTTCCCGTGCGCGAGTCGGACCTCAACTCGCGGATGGTCATCGTCGACGAGGGAGGGGCGGGCTACTCCGAGACCGGGGACACGGCGCTGTTCCGGACGACGAACCGCAAGGGCTGGGGCACTCCGCCCACGCCCATGAAGAACGATGTGGAGCCCTTCACGCTGGGCGCCACGCGGGAGCTCCTCACGACGACGACCTCCACGGCGTCGGCCACGTGGGCGCCGACGGTGCCCTCGGATGGCAACTACCACGTCTATGTCTCCTACGCGGCGGACCCCTCGCGGACGGAGAACGCGCACTACGTGGTTCGCCACGCGGGGGGGGAGAGCCACTTCCGCGTCAATCAGCGCCGTCATGGCGGGACGTGGGTGTTCCTGGGCCGCTTCTACTTCAAGGCGGGGGCCGGCGCGGATGCGGCCTCGGTGGTGTTGATGAACGACGCGGAGCAGGGGAGCACGGTGTCGGTGGACGCGGTGCGCTTCGGTGGCGGCAGTGGTGTCATCGGGGATGCACAGATGGCCGCGCTGGCGCGTCCTCGCTACGAGGAGGCCGCGCGCTACCACGTGCAGTTCAGCGGCGCGCCGGCGTCCGTGTACGCACCCACGGGTGCGAATGCCATCGGCAACGAGCGCAACGCCGATGTGTCCGCGCGCCCGCGCTTCGCGGCGTGGCTGCACGAGGAGGGCGAGGACGCGGTGTACGTCGCGTGGCACACCAACGCGTCCACCACGGGGAAGGTGGTGGGCACGGAGGGCTACGTGTACGGGCCGAACCCGGTGGACGGCACGCTGAACTTCACGGGCGTGCCCGGAAGCGATGTGCTGGCGCGCGCGCTGCTGGATGAGCTCGGGAAGGACTTGAAGCGCGAGGTGGACTCGACGTGGCGCGTGCGCAACCTGCGCTCCGCGAACCTGGGCGAGGTGAACCCCACGCACAACCCCGAGATGCCATCGGTGTTGTTGGAGATCGCGTACCACGACACCGTCGCCGACTCGAACCGGCTGAAGGAGCCGACCTTCCGCCGTGTCGCCGCGAGGGCCATTCTCCAAGGGCTCATCAAGTACTACGCCGTGCGCGATGGCGTGGCGGTGAAGCTGCCGCCCGAGGCCCCCGCGGTGGTGGTGGCGCGCAATGTCGCGGCGGGAACGGTGGAGGTCCGCTGGGCCGCGCCCGAGGCGAATCCGGACGAGGAGGGACATGACGCGCCCACCGGGTACCGCGTCTACCAGAGCTCGGATGGACTGGGCTGGGACGACGGCACCGAGGTGACGCAGACCTCCTTCACCTTGCCGCTGGCGACGGGCACGGCGCGCTACTTCCGCGTCGCCGCGGTGAGCCAGGGCGGCGAAGGCTTCCCGTCCTCCATCGTCGGCGTGCGCGCGGGCGACGTGTCGACCGCGCTGGTGGTCAACGCGTTCGAGCGCATGGACTCCGCGCTGGCCTGTGGCGAGGCGCTGGATGCGTACGCCCTGGAGGCGCCGCTCCGGGTGCTGGCCGAGCTGATGAACGACGGCACCTACGTGCGCCGGCACGGAGACGCGATGAGCCAGTCCGGGCTCGCGTTCGACAGCGCGACGAGCGCGGCCGTGGCGGCGGGGCTGGTGTCACCCGGGGCGGGTACGGGTTACCGCATGGTGGACTGGTTCACCGGGCGAGGGGGGACACAAGGGGCTCGGCTGACGCGCGCGGAACAGGACGCGCTGCGAGCGTTCGTCACGGGCGGTGGGCACCTGTTGCTCTCGGGCGCGCAGGTGGCGTCCGCGCTGGCGTCCGGGGACCCGGCCGACAAGGCATTCCTGGCGGACATCCTCCGCGCCTCCACCACGAGCGGGACTCCGCCGCTGAAGGTCGAGGGCCTGCCCGGGGACTTCCTCGCATCGCTGACGGGCGTGGCGCTGGATGACGGCACGCGAGGCGCCTATCCCCTGGGCGTGACGGATGTGTTGACTCCGGCATCAGGCGGTTCGGCGGTGCTGCGCTACGCGGGGACGGACCTGACGGCGGGCGTGTTCTCCATGCCCGGGGGCCAGGTGCTCCTGCTGGGGGTGCCCTTCGAGTCGGTGGTGGACCGGGCGGCGAGGGCTCGGCTCCTGTCGGCGTTCCTGGTTCGCGCGGGCTTCCCCGCGCCGGGGGCCGCGCCCGTCGGGGATTCCGGTGATGGGGGCTCGGGCCTGCTGGGCCGATGCGTGGCGCCGCGTGGGGTGGATCCCCATCCACCAGAACCTGAGAACCCGGAGCCGCCGGCGCCCATCGTCCTGGACGTGTTGCCGCAGTTCTATCCGCTCGGGGATTCGGGCTGTGGTTGTGGGGCGGGCGCGGGAACGGGGGGCGGGCTGTGGCTGTTGCTCGGAGTGATTGTTCAGCTTCGACGCGCGAGGCGGCGCGCGGGAGACTTGAGGCGTTGA
- a CDS encoding ABC transporter substrate-binding protein → MFQGFPEIKEALISNRMQAGFLVAPMALALRSQGVPIKIVYLGHRYGSAVVVSKNGPVRHVPDLVGKTVAVPSRFSDERLIILKALKEHGLPASSVKLVEMSPPDVAGALAAGAVDGFSMGEPYPSQAELGGFGRVLFHAKEYWPDYMSCVLVVRDDIISRRPQAVQVLVDGIARSGLWLDQGRAEREYAAEFVGRYYYSQPPALLRHALLEPIDRVQYTPLAPREADFNLVQDLMLEHGLLNRRMAFEEFVDIQFADKARHQTAWKYAPWLLDD, encoded by the coding sequence ATGTTCCAGGGGTTTCCGGAGATCAAAGAAGCACTGATCTCCAATCGGATGCAGGCGGGGTTCTTGGTGGCCCCCATGGCCTTGGCCCTGCGGTCGCAGGGCGTGCCCATCAAGATTGTCTACTTGGGTCACCGCTACGGGAGCGCCGTGGTGGTGAGCAAGAACGGACCCGTGCGTCATGTGCCCGACCTGGTCGGGAAGACGGTGGCCGTCCCGAGCCGGTTCTCGGATGAGCGGCTCATCATCCTCAAGGCGCTCAAGGAGCACGGACTTCCCGCGTCGTCGGTCAAGCTGGTGGAGATGTCTCCTCCAGACGTGGCGGGAGCCTTGGCGGCGGGGGCCGTCGACGGCTTCTCGATGGGGGAGCCGTACCCTTCACAAGCGGAGCTCGGCGGCTTCGGTCGAGTGCTCTTCCACGCGAAGGAGTACTGGCCCGACTACATGTCGTGTGTCCTGGTGGTGCGCGACGACATCATCAGCCGGAGGCCGCAGGCCGTGCAGGTGCTGGTGGACGGCATCGCGCGCTCGGGCCTCTGGTTGGACCAGGGACGCGCGGAGCGCGAGTACGCCGCGGAGTTCGTCGGGCGCTACTACTACAGCCAGCCGCCGGCGCTGCTGCGTCACGCGCTGTTGGAGCCCATCGACCGCGTGCAGTACACGCCCCTGGCGCCGCGTGAGGCGGACTTCAACCTGGTGCAGGACCTGATGCTCGAGCACGGACTGCTGAACCGGCGCATGGCGTTCGAGGAGTTCGTGGACATTCAGTTCGCGGACAAGGCGCGGCACCAGACCGCGTGGAAGTACGCGCCCTGGTTGCTGGACGACTGA
- a CDS encoding tryptophan halogenase family protein, translating into MDTAIREVVVLGGGTAGWMTAAYLQKVFEGTVQVTLLEAATIPRIGVGEATVPNLQRVFFDRLGIPEDEWMRECNAAFKTAVKFVNWRKKEPGAPDNHFYHAFGLIPNVDNIPLSHYWVLRNEESATPDEGVDYACYREPPMMDAKLAPRFRDGRPAVNYAWHFDAQLVADYLRRLATGWGVKHVVDELASVEKTPEGHIKALHTRGGRVLAGDLFVDCSGFRGLLINQAMEEPFLDMSDHLLCNSAVATAIEHDDARFGIEPYTSAIASKHGWMWKIPMLGRFGTGYVYSSDFCSQDEAIREFSAKWGLDPEKTAFNRIRFRVGRNRRAWVKNCVSIGLASCFVEPLESTGIYFITASIYQLAKHFPDKGFNPVLVDRFNREIEMMFDDTRDFLQAHFLTSSRDDTAFWLANKNDLKISDALKDKLETWKAGLTVNMPVSGEEAYYGNFETEFRNFWTNSSYYCVLSGMGWMPEQPLTTLKYRPSSVAHAEEAFQRVKLQQQALLRGLPTNHEFLQRLHRKNGLDLVRTGTG; encoded by the coding sequence ATGGACACCGCGATTCGTGAAGTGGTGGTTCTGGGAGGTGGGACGGCTGGCTGGATGACCGCGGCCTATCTTCAGAAGGTCTTCGAAGGAACCGTCCAGGTGACGCTGCTGGAAGCCGCCACCATTCCGAGGATTGGAGTGGGGGAGGCGACGGTTCCCAACCTGCAGCGAGTCTTCTTCGACCGGCTGGGCATCCCGGAAGACGAGTGGATGCGCGAGTGCAACGCGGCCTTCAAGACGGCGGTGAAGTTCGTCAACTGGCGCAAGAAGGAGCCAGGAGCGCCGGACAATCACTTCTACCATGCGTTCGGACTCATCCCGAACGTGGACAACATCCCGCTGTCTCACTACTGGGTGCTGCGCAACGAAGAAAGTGCGACACCCGATGAAGGGGTGGACTACGCCTGCTACCGCGAGCCGCCGATGATGGACGCGAAGCTGGCGCCGCGGTTCCGGGATGGACGGCCGGCGGTGAACTACGCGTGGCACTTCGACGCGCAGTTGGTGGCGGACTACCTGAGGAGGTTGGCGACAGGGTGGGGCGTGAAGCACGTGGTGGACGAGCTCGCGTCAGTGGAGAAGACGCCCGAGGGCCACATCAAGGCGCTGCACACCCGAGGCGGCCGGGTGCTGGCGGGAGACCTCTTCGTGGACTGCAGCGGCTTCCGGGGCCTGCTCATCAACCAGGCGATGGAAGAGCCGTTCCTCGACATGAGCGACCACCTGCTGTGCAACAGCGCGGTGGCGACGGCCATCGAGCATGACGACGCGCGGTTCGGAATCGAGCCGTACACGTCGGCGATAGCGTCGAAGCACGGATGGATGTGGAAGATTCCGATGCTGGGGCGCTTCGGGACGGGGTACGTGTACTCGAGCGACTTCTGCTCCCAGGATGAAGCCATCCGCGAGTTCTCCGCGAAGTGGGGGCTGGACCCGGAGAAGACAGCGTTCAATCGCATCCGCTTCCGGGTGGGACGAAACCGGCGGGCGTGGGTGAAGAACTGCGTGAGCATCGGGCTGGCGTCGTGCTTCGTGGAGCCGCTGGAGTCGACGGGCATCTACTTCATCACGGCGTCGATTTATCAACTGGCGAAGCACTTCCCAGACAAGGGGTTCAACCCCGTGTTGGTGGACCGGTTCAATCGAGAGATTGAGATGATGTTCGACGACACGAGGGACTTCCTGCAGGCGCACTTCCTCACGTCGTCGAGGGACGACACGGCGTTCTGGCTGGCGAACAAGAATGACTTGAAGATTTCAGACGCGCTGAAGGACAAGCTGGAGACGTGGAAGGCCGGGCTGACGGTGAACATGCCTGTGTCGGGAGAAGAGGCGTACTACGGGAACTTCGAGACGGAGTTCCGGAACTTCTGGACGAACAGCAGCTACTACTGCGTGTTGTCGGGAATGGGGTGGATGCCGGAGCAACCGTTGACGACGCTGAAGTACCGGCCGTCGTCGGTGGCGCACGCGGAGGAGGCATTCCAGCGCGTGAAGCTCCAGCAGCAGGCGCTGCTCCGGGGCTTGCCCACCAACCACGAGTTCCTCCAGCGACTGCACCGCAAGAACGGACTGGACCTGGTGCGCACTGGCACCGGGTGA
- a CDS encoding phosphoglycerate kinase, which produces MIRYIDELQLTGKRTFIRVDFNVPLEGRRVTDDTRIREALPTIRRALELGGKVILASHLGRPKGADPKLSLEPVAQRLAELLGPKHEVILTDDCIGDGVKKQVKDLKEGQVVVLENLRFHKEEEANDEAFSRELAALADVYVNDAFGTAHRAHASTAGMVPFVKEKAAGLLMKKEIEYLGGVLKTPEKPFVAILGGSKVSDKIKVIESLLPKVDALLVGGAMAYTFLKAQGVEVGKSRVEEDKLSLATRLMDAAHRLKTPIVLPVDHIVGTEPTDKSPAQETPDNAVPKDMMGLDIGPKTRALFTQHIRDARTVVWNGPMGLFEVAKFAEGTRSVATAMANNKEAITVIGGGDSAAAVEQMGMADQLSHVSTGGGASLEFLEGRELPGIKALETR; this is translated from the coding sequence ATGATTCGTTATATCGACGAGCTGCAGCTCACCGGCAAGCGCACCTTCATTCGCGTGGACTTCAACGTCCCGCTGGAGGGGCGGCGTGTGACGGACGACACCCGCATTCGCGAAGCGCTGCCGACCATCCGGCGGGCATTGGAGCTCGGAGGGAAGGTCATCCTGGCGTCCCACCTGGGCCGTCCCAAGGGCGCGGACCCGAAGCTGTCGCTCGAGCCCGTCGCCCAGCGACTGGCGGAGCTGCTCGGCCCCAAGCACGAGGTCATCCTCACGGATGACTGCATCGGGGACGGCGTGAAGAAGCAGGTGAAGGACCTCAAGGAGGGGCAGGTCGTCGTGCTGGAGAACCTGCGCTTCCACAAGGAGGAGGAGGCCAACGACGAGGCCTTCTCCCGCGAGCTCGCGGCGCTGGCGGATGTCTACGTCAACGACGCCTTCGGCACCGCGCACCGCGCCCATGCCTCCACGGCGGGCATGGTGCCCTTCGTGAAGGAGAAGGCGGCGGGCCTGCTGATGAAGAAGGAGATTGAGTACCTGGGCGGCGTGCTCAAGACGCCGGAGAAGCCCTTCGTGGCCATCCTGGGCGGCTCCAAGGTCAGCGACAAGATCAAGGTCATTGAAAGCCTGCTGCCCAAGGTGGACGCGCTCCTGGTGGGCGGGGCCATGGCGTACACGTTCCTCAAGGCGCAGGGCGTGGAGGTGGGCAAGTCCCGCGTGGAGGAGGACAAGCTGTCCTTGGCCACGCGCCTCATGGATGCGGCGCATCGGCTGAAGACGCCCATCGTCCTGCCGGTGGACCACATCGTCGGCACCGAGCCCACGGACAAGAGCCCCGCGCAGGAGACGCCGGACAACGCGGTGCCCAAGGACATGATGGGGTTGGACATCGGCCCCAAGACGCGCGCGCTCTTCACCCAGCACATCCGCGATGCGCGCACCGTGGTGTGGAACGGGCCCATGGGTCTGTTCGAGGTCGCGAAGTTCGCCGAGGGCACCCGCTCGGTGGCCACGGCCATGGCCAACAACAAGGAGGCCATCACCGTGATTGGCGGTGGCGACAGCGCGGCCGCCGTGGAGCAGATGGGCATGGCGGACCAGCTGAGCCATGTGTCGACTGGTGGAGGCGCGTCCCTGGAGTTCCTGGAAGGCCGGGAGCTGCCGGGCATCAAGGCGCTGGAAACACGCTAG
- a CDS encoding diacylglycerol kinase family protein, giving the protein MTVPARPPPHFPARRGSGLIASFGHAWAGLIHTVVHQRNMRVHLISAVLVGLVGSGIPLGLAEKVTLIFCVLLIFFAEILNSALEHLVDLAVQQFDEKARLTKDAAAAGVLVLALGTVVIFAAILVHNWDTVRTSTEAIVRQVALGLPLAACVLVLVRPQPRPLWVDLCAFLGGGVLMGALAIHSASLVFSALTAGLLFVAASAAYSRRREARSSGQLPGDSSVNPRPGNEKTG; this is encoded by the coding sequence ATGACCGTACCTGCCCGGCCACCTCCCCACTTTCCCGCCCGTCGCGGCTCGGGGCTCATCGCCTCGTTCGGCCACGCCTGGGCGGGCCTCATCCACACCGTCGTCCACCAGCGCAACATGCGCGTGCACCTCATCTCCGCCGTGCTGGTGGGGCTGGTGGGCAGCGGCATCCCCTTGGGACTCGCCGAGAAGGTGACGCTCATCTTCTGCGTCCTGCTCATCTTCTTCGCGGAGATTCTCAACAGCGCGCTGGAGCACCTGGTCGACCTGGCCGTCCAACAGTTCGACGAGAAGGCCCGCCTCACCAAGGACGCCGCCGCAGCGGGTGTCCTCGTGCTCGCCCTGGGCACGGTGGTCATCTTCGCCGCCATCCTCGTCCACAACTGGGACACGGTGCGCACCAGCACGGAGGCCATCGTCCGGCAGGTCGCGCTGGGACTGCCCCTCGCGGCCTGCGTGCTCGTGCTCGTGCGGCCCCAGCCACGTCCCTTGTGGGTGGACCTGTGCGCCTTCCTGGGAGGTGGAGTGCTGATGGGGGCGCTGGCCATCCACTCGGCCAGCCTGGTCTTCAGCGCGCTGACCGCGGGGCTGCTGTTCGTCGCGGCCTCCGCGGCCTACTCGCGACGGCGCGAAGCGCGCTCCTCAGGCCAGTTGCCGGGTGACTCCAGCGTCAACCCGCGCCCTGGAAATGAAAAAACCGGCTGA